The sequence below is a genomic window from Desulfomicrobium macestii.
CTCCTGAAGGCCTTGCAGCAGATAGGCCCACTCGATTCGGGTGTGGTGCTGGAAGAAACTGGTGCAGCAGTTTTGCGGGCAACCGTCGCAGCTCAGGCCCAGGGTCTGCGCGTGGGCGGAGTAGCTGGTCTGCATGTCGGCGTAGAGAGCGGCCAGTTTCCGGAAGGCCTGGGCGGGAAGTATTTTCTTGATCACGGCTCGTCCTGTGTGGTTCGGGATAGTCCAAGGATGATGGCGGAGCAGGATTGATCGGGAGTTGCTCCGTCAGTGTCCACCGTCAGCTGGGCGTAGCGTGCATACAGGGGGGCGCGTTCGTCGTAAAGGTCTTTGAGGGTCTGGCCGGGGCCGATGGCCAGTCCTCTGGAGGTCGGATTGGTCAATCTGTGAGAGATGGTCTCAAAGGACGACTGTATGTAGACGATGTGCCCCTGGCCACGCAGATGGGCCATGGCCGCCTCGGAATAGACCACGCTGCCGCCAGTGGCGATGACGCATTGGCTCAAGTGCACGCGCTGAATCTGCTGCGCTTCGGCCTGCACGAAGGCCTCAAGGCCCAGGTGATCCCTGATCTGCTGCAGGGGCGCGCCCCACCAGGCTTCCATGAGCAGGTCCGTGTCCACGAAGGCCCAGTCCAGCCGCCTGGCCAGACGCCTGCCAAGGGTCGATTTGCCTGTGGCGGCCATGCCGATGAGGATGATGTTCTGGTGATTCATGCTTTCGATCCGTCAAAAAAAATGAAGCCCAAGCATGACGCCCGGGCTTGTTGGAACACGGGAGGCGCCGAGGCCGTCAGCCTCCGAGGTACGCTTTTTTCACGTCGGGGTTGTTCATCAGTTCCCGGGCATTGCCCGAGGCGACGATGGCCCCGGTATCGAGCACATAGCCCCGGTGCGCGAACTGCAGGGCGATACGCGCGTTCTGCTCGATCAAAAGCAGGGTCATGCCCTGGGAATTGAGTTCCTTCAAGGCCCGGAACATGTCGTACATCAGGAGCGGCGCAAGCCCCATGGAGGGTTCGTCGAGCATGATGAAGTTGGCTCCGGTCATCAGCGAGCGGCCCACGGAGAGCATCTGCTGCTCGCCGCCGGACAGGGATTCGCTGCGCTGTTTGCGGCGCTCGAAGAGCCGGGGGAAGAGGTCGTAGACCCGCTTGAAATCCACCTGGATCTGGTCGTTGTCCTTGCGCGCATAGGTGGCGAGCTGCAGGTTCTCCTCGACGGTCAGGTTGCCGAAGATGTGCCTTCCCTCGGGGGACAGGGCGATCTTGAGGTCCTGCACGACCTTGTGCGCTTCCGTGCCGATCATGCTCTTGCCCTCGTAGAGGATGTCGCCCTGGGTGATCTTCGGCCCTTCCGGCGGCGGGACGCGGGTGATGGTGTGCAGGGTGGTCGTTTTTCCCGCGCCGTTGGCGCCGATCAGGGTGACGATTTCACCCTTGGCCACGGTGAAGGAGATGCCGTGCAAGGCTTCGATGTTGCCGTACTTCACATAGAGGTTTTTGACTTCGAGCAGCATTATATATTCTCGTCTCCAAGATAAGCTTTGATGACATCCGGATTGTTCTGGATCTGTTCCGGAGTTCCTTCCGCGATGGTCACGCCGAAATCGACGACCTTGATCCAGGAGCACAGCGACATGACCACGTCCATCTGGTGTTCGATCATCCAGATGGCGATCTTGAACTCGTCGTGAATCCATCCGATGAGCTTGATCAGATCGTTGACGTCGGACGAGTTGAGCCCGGCCGCAGGTTCGTCGAGCAGCAGCAGCGACGGGTTGATGGACAGGGCGCGCGCTATTTCGACGCGTCTTTGCAGGCCGTAGGGGAGGTTCTTGGGCTTTTCCTCGGCGAACTGCCGCAGATCGAGGGCTTCGAGGATCTCATAGCCCCGGTCGGCGATGCGCTTCTCGTTGCCCATGTAGCGACGGGTGCGCAGGAAGGCGTCCACAAGGTTGTAGCCGAGGTTGTAGTGCTGGGAGATCTGGATGTTTTCAAGCACGGTCATGTCGTGCCAGAGGCGGATGTTCTGGAAGGTCCGCGCTATTCCCATGGCCGTGACCTGATGCGGCTTGAGACCGGCCAGGGACTTGCCCTTGAAGACCAGGGACCCTTCCGACGGCGAATAGAATCCGGACACCAGATTGAACACCGTGGTCTTGCCCGCTCCGTTGGGACCGATGAGGGCCATGAGCTCGTTGCCTTCGATGGCAATGGAGAAGTCCGACACCGCGCACAGGCCGCCGAAGGTTTTTGTCATGTTTTGAATCTGCAAAAGGGACATAGAAGCTCCGGATGATGAATACTATCGCTTTTCGCTGTTGTGAGCGCGTTACTTGAACGAGTAGAATTTTTTCAGTTTCGGGAAGATGTCGGACAGCTCCCGATTGCCCATGATGCCTTCGGGCCTGAACTGCATGAGCAGGATGAGGATGAGGGGAATGATGACCCATTTCCAGACCTGACTCAGCTCATAGCTGTCGGGGAGCAGGTGCACGTAGTGCATGGCGGTGTCCATCCAGGGAATAATGAAGCGCAGCGATTCCAGAAGCAGGGTGAACAGGATCGCGGAGATGACCGAGCCGCTGAGCGAGCCCATTCCGCCAAGATAGACCATGACCAGGCATTCCGTCGACTTCAGGATTCCGAAGGAATTCGGGTTGATGTAGCCCAGAATGTGCGCAAAGAGGCCGCCCGCGATGCCGGCCAGGCCGCTTGAAAGCATGAAGGCCACCAGCTTCATCCTGTTGGTGTTGACGCTCATAATCTCCGCGGCCACCTCGTCCTGCTTGATGGCGATGATGCCCTTGCCGTAGGTCGAGGTCACGTAGCGGCGGATGATGAACACCGTGCCGAAGGTGAAGACGATGACCCAGAGCAGAATCCAGGGGATGTCGTAGCTGTCGCTCATGGCGAAGAGCACTTTCTTCATGCCCATGAAGCCTCTGGCGCCGCCGATCTTGTCTATGTTGATGATGGTGCTGATGATGATGAAGTTGGCCGCGATGGTGATGATCGCCAGGTAGTCGTCGCGGGTCTTGAACGAGGGAATGGCCACCAGCACGCCGGCCACCGCTGCGGCGGCTCCGCCGATCAGCAGGGTGAAGGGGAAGAGATAGACGGCCGTTTCCGGGGGCAGCAGCGCCGCGCCGAAGACCTTGTCGTCGGTGAAGAGCATCACGTTGATGACGGAGGTCACGTAGGCGCCAACGGCCATGAATCCGGCATGCCCGCAGGCGAACTCGCCCATGTAGCCGTTCACGATGTTGAAACTGCTGGACAGGATGATGTTCACGCCCATGAACATGATGACGGACTGAATGTACAGGTCGATGTATTCCTGATGGGACATGAACACTATCACACCGGTAATCGCCAGCAGGAGCGTGGGGACGGTTAGTTTTCGCATTGAATTCCTCGAGTACCAAATGAAAAAGAAGAGAACGCTCGATCCGATTCTGTATCCGTCTTCAGATCTTGGTCGTGCCTGCCACGCCGAACATGCCCGTGGGCTTGATGCACAGGATGGTCATCAGGATGGCGAAAGCGATCAGGTCCCTGTAGGTCGACGGGAAAACCGCGACGACGAGAATTTCCACGAAACCGAGGAGAAAGCCGCCCAGGAAAGCCCCGCGAATGTCGCCGATCCCTCCGACCACGGCGGCGATGAACGCCTTCCAGCCGATCATTGCGCCCATGTAAGGGTCCAGGATGGGATAGGAGAGGGCGAAAAGCAGTCCCGCCAGTCCGGCGAAAGAGGAACCGAGAATGAACGTGAAGACGATGACCGTATCGATGGGGATGCCCATGAGCGGTACCGCGAACTTGTCGTAGGAGATGGCGCGCATGGCCATTCCGATCTTGGTCTTGGTGACGATGAAATGCAGAAAGATGAAGACCAGGATTGCTGAAAACACGACTCCGATTTTCAGGTTGGTCATGCTCAGATCACCGACGGTGTAGACGACCTTGTCCACGAGTTCGGGAAAGCTCTTGCGGCTGGCTCCGAGCAGCGCGAGGTTGCCGTTTTCAAGAACCAGCCCGCACATGAGCGCGGTGATGACGACGTATAGGCGATGTGCGCCCTTGCGGCGCAGCGGCCGGTACGCGATGCGTTCCAGCGATACGCCCACCAGAGCGGTGAGGATCATGGTCAAGGGTATGACCATGGCCAAAACCACCCAGCCCGGGAGCGAGACGGCCATGCCCAGGATGGCCGTGGCGATGAAGAACGCGATGTAAGCGCCAACCATGAAAATGTCGCCGTGCGCGAAATTGATCAAACGCAACACGCCGTACACCAGCGTATAGCCAAGCGCGATCAGGGAGTAGAAACTTCCCCACTGAAACGCGTTGAAGAGGTTCTGGATAATACTTGCGAGCACGAGTTTTCCCCTATGAGTCCAGTGTCCCGTTGACTTCTGTTGACAATGAAAGGCCCCGCCGGGCTTTGAAACAAAAAAAGTGCGCGGAGTTCAAACCCCGCGCACCTTGATCAATCTGTTACGGGCAAACGGATTTGGTGAACACGAATTCGCCCTGCTCGCTGATCTTGACGACCACCGCGCATTTGATGGGATCGCCTTCGGCGTCGAACTTCATGTTGCCGGTGATGCCCGGGAATTCGGGGATGGCGGCCATGGCGTCGCGGATGGCCTTGCGGTCGGCGCGGGTCTTGCCGGACAGTCCGCCGGTGTTCTGGACGGCCTTGAGCACGATGTTGGTCGCATCCCAGGTCAGCGCGGCCACGTCGGCGGGCTCATAGCCGTACTTTTCCTTGTAGCGGTCGATGAAGACCTTGGTTTCGCCGGTGGCGCCGGCGGCCGCGTAGTGGGTCGAGAAGTACTGGCCCTTGCAGTTGTCGCCGCAAAGCGCCATCAGCTCAGAGTTGCCCCATGCGTCGGCGCCCATGAAGGGGTTCTTCCAGCCGAGGTCGTGAGCCTGTTTGATGATCAGCGCAACTTCGTTGTAGTTGTTGGGCAGGAAGATGAAATCGGGCTTGGCGGCCAGGATGGTGGTCAGCTGGGCGCTGAAGTCCTGATCCTTGGAGGAGTAGGATTCGAAGCCAACAACGGCGCCGGCGCCGTTCTTGGCGTTGAAGTCATCACGGAAAATTTCGGCCAGGCCCTTGGAGTAGTCGTTGTCGAGGGCATAGAGGACGGCGGCCTTCTTGGCGCCGAATTGCTCCATGGCGAAGTCGACGGCCACGGGACCCTGGAAGGGATCAAGGAAGGCGGCGCGGAAAACCCAGGGGCGGTCCTTGGTGGTGTCGGGGTTGGTGGACCAGGGCGAGATCATCGGGGTCTGGTTGTCGTCGCAGACCTGACCGGCCGGAACGGCCTGCTTGCTGGAGTTGGGGCCGACAATGGCCAGCACGCTGTCGCGCTCGATGAGCTTCAGGGCGGCGGAGACGGCGGATTCAGCCTTGGACTCGTTGTCTTCGTAGATGAATTCGAGCTGGTACTTCGTGCCACCGACATCAAGGCCGCCTGCGGCGTTGATGTCTTCCTTGAGCATCTCGGCGGCAAACTTTGATTCTTCACCCACTTTGGGGATGTCGCCGGTCAGCGGGATGTTGAAACCGATCTTGAGGGTCTCGGCTCCAGCAGCCGCTGGCAAAGAGCAGCACACATGCCAGGGCAAGTAAAACACGGGCGGATTTCTTCACAAACAACCTCCATGAAGTAAGTGTTACAAAGTGATGGCTTTTCTAATGGAAATAACCAAAAAAAGAAAGTTATTTTAGGTGCGTGCACGCTTTTCGACGAAATTGCGGGTCCCGCGAAAGAACTTCGTGATTCAGCACCTTTAGCCCTGAATTGATTGTGCAATCATTATGCCTGAACGACACGAAGGCGAGATGCGGTCCCTGAGAGTGCGCCAATGTTTGACAATCCGGATGGATTGGTATTTTTGAAAAAGGGCAGGTGGGTATTTACTTGGGGGCTCGATGTCGAAATTGTCAAAACAAAGAGCGCCCCTGCGTGGTATATTTACATATTTGTGCAAAAGGCCGGGCTTGATGCGAGGAAGAAAACCTTGCCAAAGGGCAGGGGGGGACTTAGAAACCATGGTCCTGTTCAACGAGCCGGGAGGTGTCCATGACGGAGCGGGTGCACAAGATCATAACGGACCATGCGCATGAAGGCGCCGTGCTGCGCAAGACCTTTTTTGCCGACAATGCCGCCCAGGTGGCCGAAGTGGCCCGGGCCATGGCTCTCAGCCTCACGGCCGGCGGAAAGATCCTTTTCTGCGGCAACGGCGGCAGCGCCGCCGATGCGCAGCATTTCGCGGCCGAGCTGGTCAACCGCTTTATGATGGAGCGGCCTCCGTTGCCGGCCATCGCCCTGACCACGGACACCTCGGCCCTGACCGCCATCGGCAACGACTATTCGTTCGACCGGATTTTCAGCAAGCAGGTCCAGGCCCTGGGGCGCCCAGGGGACGTGCTGATCGGCATCTCCACCTCGGGTCGCAGCGCCAACGTCAACGAGGCGCTGCGCGTGGGCCTGGAGAACGGGCTGGTCACGGTGGGTCTTGGCGGAGGCGGCGGCGGAGCCATGCTCGCTCACTGTCATCACGCCCTCATCGTACCGGACACGCGGACGCCCCTGGTCCAGGAAATTCACGGAGCCATCGGCCACCTTCTGTGCGGTCTGGTGGACTATTATCTGTTTGAAGCGGTTGCGGAGCTCGAACCTTTCCTGGGTTCGGAGCAACCATAAGGAGGAAACATGCCCATCTTCGAATATGTATGCAATTCCTGTCACAAGGAATTCGAGGAAATCGTTCTCGGCGGGGAGCAGCCCGTCTGTCCGACCTGCGGCGCCGCGGACACGACCAAGCTCATTTCGCGTGGCGTGTTCCGGACCGGAGGCCCCATCGTCATGGGCTCTCCCTCTGCCAGCGCCATCACCACCAGAGGCAAGAGCGGTTGCGGTACCTGCTCCGGCGGCAATTGTTCCAGCTGCGGCTAAAATCCTAAGGATCCATTCTTGATGAACACCATTCGCATCGCCACCCGTGGCAGCAAGTTGGCCCTGTGGCAGGCTCATCACATTTCCGGTCTGCTTCGTGCCCAGTATCCGGGCATGACCGTCGAGCTCAACATCATTAAGACCAAGGGCGACAAGATCCTTGATGTGCCCCTGGCCAAGATCGGCGGCAAGGGCCTTTTCGTGAAGGAAATCGAGGAAGCCCTCCTGGCCGGCGAGGCCGACATCGCCGTGCATTCCATGAAGGACGTGCCGGCGCAGCTGCCCGAGGGTCTCAAGCTCGGCATCATCCCCGAGCGCGAAGTGCCTACCGACTCCTTCCTGAGCGTCAACTACCCTGACATCGCGTCGCTTCCGGCCGGAGCCCGGGTCGGGACCAGCAGCCTGCGCCGCCAGACCCAGCTCATGGGTTTGCGCCGGGACCTGTGCATCCTCTCCCTGCGCGGTAATCTGGACACGCGGGTGGGCAAGCTCATGGCCGATGAATTCGACGCCATCATCGTGGCCACGGCGGGCATGAACCGCCTCGAACTCTCCGCTCCGCACATGCAGGAGCTGGCCCCGCCCATGTTCTATCCGGCAGTGGCCCAGGGGGCGCTTGGCATCGAGTACCGCGCCGACCGGCCGCAGCTGGACGAGCTTCTGGCCTTTCTGGACCATGCGCCTTCCAAGGTCTGCGTGGAGGCGGAGCGGTCTTTTCTGTTCGGTCTGGACGGAGGCTGCCAGGTGCCCATCGCCGGCTACGCGACCCTCAGCGGCTCGGAGCTCACCCTCACGGGCCTGGTGGCCGATCTCTGCGGCGAGCGGGTCATCCGCCGCCAGGCAACGGCTCCGGCAGACGCGGCCGTCGCCCTTGGCGCGGATGTGGCACGGGCCGTGCTGGCCGCCGGCGGCAAGGATATTCTCGACGAGGTCTACCGGAGCGGCGCGGCGGTCTGAGTCGGATCCTGATCTGGAGTGCAACGAAAAAGGGCAGGCGGTTTTTCCGCCCGCCCTTTTGACATTTCGGGCAGGGTCATGGCTGCTCGTCGCTATTCTCCGCTGTGTACGCCGGCCGCCGAGAACGTGGCCATGTCGGTGTAGAGGTTGGCCGCGCTGCGCAGGATGAACACGGCCATGGCCGCGCCGGTGCCTTCGCCGAGGCGCATGTCCAGGTGCAGGAGCGGGGCGGCCTCCAGCCGCTGCATGACGGCGGCGAACCCGGGTTCTGCCGAGGCGTGGGAAAAGAAGGCGTATTCGGCCACCAGCGGGCAGATGGCGCGGGCCGCGACATAGGCGCTGGACGAGATGAATCCGTCGATGACCAGAGGCATGCCAAGGCTCGCTCCGCCAAGGATCATGCCGGCCAGGGTCGCGATTTCAAATCCTCCGAGGCTGGCCAGGATATCGATGGGGTCGGCCTTGGCGATGGTGGGGGCATGCAGGGCCAGGGCCTTTTCGATGACCGCGATCTTGTGGCGCACCCCTTCGGCCCCAAGGCCCGTGCCGGGGCCGGTGATGGCGGCGGGGGGCAGGTCCAGGCAGGCGCAGAAGAGGGCCGTGGCCGGGGTTGTGTTGGCGATGCCCATCTCTCCGGTGCCGAGGGTCACGATGCCGTCCGCGTGCGCGGCCTTGGCCAGGGCGATCCCGTTCTCCAGGGCTCTTACGCATTCCTCACGGCTCATGGCCGCCTCTGTGCTCAGATCCCTGGTGCCGGGCGCGACCTTGCACTGGACGAGGGCAGGGTGTTCGGGGAACCTGCCGCCCAGGCAGCCCGCATCCACGACCTTGAGGTCCACATCCGCGGTGCGGGTCAGCACGTTGATGGCCGCGCCGTTCATGACGAAATTGGTGACCATCTGCCGCGTCACTTCCTGGGGGAAGAGGCTCACGCCCTGGGCGGCCACTCCGTGATCCCCGGCGCAGGTGTAGATGCGGGCCGGGTCGACCCTGGGCGCTTCGCCACCGGCCATGGCCACCAGTCGGCAGGCGACCCGCTCCAGGACACCGAGGCTGCCTTTGGGTTTTGTCTGGGAATCGAGGTGGGCCTGGGCTTTTTGGAAGAATGCGCGGTCAAGGGGGCGGATCTTGGCGATGGTGGACTGAAGCATGGATATGAAGCCTCCGGAATTTCACGTTATTTTGATGCGAATTATCGCGTTCAAAGGGCTACAGGATGGAGAAAACGATGACAAGAACGGATTTGAAGGACTACGGCCCCATTTTGGTCAGTGCCTGTCTGCTCGGGATCTATTGCCGCTATGACGGACGCTGCGAGACGGACGAGAGGGTCATGGCCCTGTCAGAGGGTCATGTCCTGATCCCTGTCTGTCCGGAACAGCTGGGCGGTCTGCCCACGCCGCGTTCGGCCGTGGAGCTGCTCGACGGCCGGGCCGTGACCAGGGACGGGGCCGACCTGACCGAGGCCTTCGAACGCGGTGTCCTGCAGGTAGAGCGAGTGGCCCGGCTGACCGGGGCCCGGGCGGCCGTTTTGCAGCCTCGATCGCCGAGCTGCGGGCGGGACATCATTTATGACGGCACCTTTTCCGGCCGACGCATCGAGGGGGACGGCGCCCTTACGCAGTCTCTGCGGGCGCAGGGTTTTTTGCTGCTCGTGCCCGACGAACTTGATTGACCCGCGCTCTTTTCTTTTGTCACGGATGAATTAACAATACTGGAATCATCCGGATGAACGGAGGGAGCAATGACAAGCACGGCAAACAGGCGCGAATTCGAGCGTCAGCGAAAAGAGGTGAGGGTGAGGTACAGTCTGCTCGGCAGCGAGGAATACAGCGATGCCCGGCTCGTGGACGTGAGCGAGGGGGGGCTTTGCATGGAGACCAGCACGCCGCTCAGGACCGGCACCCAGATCTATGTACAGCTTTTGAACATCAATCCCGAAATTTCGGGGCTGGCCGCGCACAGGACCTCCCACGGCAGGGTGCGCTGGACCAGGGATTTGGGCTGTTTGGAGCAAACCCGTTTCGGGATCGGGGTGCAGTACACGCATCCTGTCTGTCACTGATGAACGCAAGCAGGAAGAAGCATGTCCGCATTTGAACAGGAGCTTGAGGCGACCGGGGAACTGTTGAAGAATGAGAAAATTTCCAAGGAGTTGGCGCGGGCTCATGCCAGATCTCTGGCCTGGTTCAGACAGAACCTGGCCGAGCTTGAAGCGGCGGGCTGGAGCGTTGACGAGCTGTACCGCATCGGCACCCTGTCGTTTCCCTATTCGGAGTGGGGGCCGGGCTGGCTGACCTTGTGGAACAATGAAAAATGTTCGCCCCGGCTGGGTCGTCGGGGCGAGATAGAGTTCGTCCTGCACGAGGCGGGTGGGGACGTTGTACAATCCTGCCGCCTCGACAAGAGTTATTTGTCCTGACTTATTGTCCCTGGCCCAGGGTCTCGTTGCCCGTCGGCACCGGGTCCACTTCCGGCTGGGGCTCCAGGGCTCGTTCCTGCACGGCTTCCGCCGTCCTGACCAGAAGATCTCCGGCCTTGGCCACGCCGGCCATTGATGCCGGGTCATCCAGACTGCGCCGGTGCACCCATTGCGCCATGTAGATCAGCTCAGAGGCGTCCATGCCCTGCGGGTTCGAAGCGCTGACGATGGCTTGCAGGAGACGCTGGCGCGAGATCTCGCGGGTCTGAATGGTGGTCTTGATGCGGGCGCTGGCCTCGTTTCTGGCCGAGATGGTAGCCTCTTCCCCCTGCATGTTCCAGAAGGCCAGGTGCGCCTGGCTGACACTCTCCATATCCTCAAGATATTTCGTGACCAAAAGCCGGATCGAGTCCGTTCTGGCCAGGCTGCTCATGGTCTTGCCGATGGTTTTCAGCCGCGCCGCCAGCAGCGTCAGCATTTCCTTGCGCTGGGCCTCGCTCACGACGGCCATCTGTCCTGAAGGCAGGGTGTAGGTGGTAGATTGCAGCGCCCGCTCCAGGCTGTCCAGAAAGAGCGGCGTGTATGCCGCGTGCAGAAAATCGAGCACGGGCTCCTTGAGCACGTGGGTGAAGATGACCTTGCGCGCTCCCAGCGTATCGGCCGGATCGACGTTCAATCCGTTGAAATCGACTCCGTAGCGAATGTTCACGGACTTGACGTTGAGATCGAAACGTCCCTCGGCTCCCGGATTCTTCTTGGTCCCGCCCGGCAGATAGCGGTCGACCAGATAGCGGCTCATATCCTCGATGAAGTCATGGCGCACGATCTCGTCGGCCGGGAAGGCAGGCGCGGTGGCATTGCCTTCTGCGGTGGCGTTGTCTTCAGGCGTGGTGACGGTCGCGTTGACGGGTTCCTGCACGGCAACCACGGGGGCCGGCTGTCCTGTGCCTACCTGCCAGCGCTGCGGGGCCACTTCCGTGGCGACCGGTTTCGGAAAAAAACGGTCGCGGTTCTGCATGAACCAGTAGCCGCCGGCCAGAGCCAGAATGAAAGCGATGGCGAGAATACGTTTCATGAGCTTCTATGCCTTTGTGGCGCAGTTAAACATGGATTGGGGTTGTCCGGTGGATTCCATGACCGATCTCCAGTAGTTGGAGTAGATGTTGAGCTTGCGCCGCTTGGCGGTGACCAGGGGCAGGGGCAGGTAGAGGTAGCGCTCCTGCAGTTTGGACACGACCATCCCGGTCTTGCCGGCCATGGCCGCGTGCACGGCATGCTGTCCGAGGAAGCCGCAGTAGATGCGGTCGTTGGAATTGGCCGGGATGGAGCGGATGATGTAGCTTGGATCGATGTATTTGAGGGTGTAGGGAAAGTCCTCGGCCGCGAAGAATTTTTTTATTTCCGAGCGCAGCACATCGCAGATGTCGCCCAGGATGGGGTTGCCCGAGAGATCGACCTGGTTGTCGATCCGGCACAGGTCCTGACCGGCCCCTTCGGCCACGACGATGACCGCGTGCTGCCGCTGCTCCAGGCGGGTTTTGAGCTGAACCAGAAAGCCGTCCGGGCCGTGCAGCTCGAAAGGCGCTTCGGGGACCAGCACGAAATTGACCTCTTTCAAGGCCAGGCTGGCCTGGGCCGCGATGAAGCCCGACTCCCGGCCCATGAGCTTGACCATGCCGATGCCGCCGGGTGCTCCCAGGGCTTCGATGTGGGCGCAGCGGATGGCCTCGGTGGCTTTTTCCACGGCCGTGTCGAAACCAAAGGAGCGGGTCACGAAGTTGATGTCGTTGTCGATGGTCTTGGGGATGCCGATGATGGAGATCTTGAGCCCCCGCCGCAGGACCTCCTCGGTCACGGAGCCGGCCGCCTTCATGGTCCCGTCGCCGCCGATCATGAACAGGACCGAGATGTTCATGCGCTCCAGCGCGTCCACGATCTCTTCCGGAGCCTGGGGCCCGCGCGAGGAAGACAGGATGGTGCCGCCGAATTCATGGATGTCGCGGACGCTGTCCGGGGTCAGTTCCATGATGTCGTGCTTGTATTTGGGGATGAAGCCCTGCAGGCCGTAGCGGATTCCGTAGATTCCGGAGATGTGATAGTTGTGGTGGGCGCTCATGACGATGGCCCTGATCACGTCGTTGATGCCCGGACACAGCCCGCCGCAGGTCACGATGGCGCATTTGGTCTTGGGCGGATCGAAATAGATTTTTTGCCTGGGTCCCGCCTCCTCGAATTCATAGACGGTTTTTGACGTCGCGCCGTCGAGGATTTCGCTGGAGAGATAAAGGGGCATCTTGGAACTGTCGTCGATATGGTGGCAGTAGGGCAAGGGATTGTCGACCTTGCATGGGCCAAGGGTGGGGACGGAAGTATCGATGCGTGGCGCGGTGCCCATTGCGTCTCCATGAGGTTGCGTTCTTGAAAAGGGCGTTGAAATGAGAAAAGCTTCCTGTTTGTTAAGCCAGGGTGGCCTAAAAAACAAGAAGCGCGGCGAGTTGTAATAATTCAGGAGGAGCGTGCGGTCTTGAATGCGGGGATGATGTCGGCCAG
It includes:
- the cobT gene encoding nicotinate-nucleotide--dimethylbenzimidazole phosphoribosyltransferase is translated as MLQSTIAKIRPLDRAFFQKAQAHLDSQTKPKGSLGVLERVACRLVAMAGGEAPRVDPARIYTCAGDHGVAAQGVSLFPQEVTRQMVTNFVMNGAAINVLTRTADVDLKVVDAGCLGGRFPEHPALVQCKVAPGTRDLSTEAAMSREECVRALENGIALAKAAHADGIVTLGTGEMGIANTTPATALFCACLDLPPAAITGPGTGLGAEGVRHKIAVIEKALALHAPTIAKADPIDILASLGGFEIATLAGMILGGASLGMPLVIDGFISSSAYVAARAICPLVAEYAFFSHASAEPGFAAVMQRLEAAPLLHLDMRLGEGTGAAMAVFILRSAANLYTDMATFSAAGVHSGE
- a CDS encoding DUF523 domain-containing protein, yielding MTRTDLKDYGPILVSACLLGIYCRYDGRCETDERVMALSEGHVLIPVCPEQLGGLPTPRSAVELLDGRAVTRDGADLTEAFERGVLQVERVARLTGARAAVLQPRSPSCGRDIIYDGTFSGRRIEGDGALTQSLRAQGFLLLVPDELD
- a CDS encoding branched-chain amino acid ABC transporter permease: MRKLTVPTLLLAITGVIVFMSHQEYIDLYIQSVIMFMGVNIILSSSFNIVNGYMGEFACGHAGFMAVGAYVTSVINVMLFTDDKVFGAALLPPETAVYLFPFTLLIGGAAAAVAGVLVAIPSFKTRDDYLAIITIAANFIIISTIINIDKIGGARGFMGMKKVLFAMSDSYDIPWILLWVIVFTFGTVFIIRRYVTSTYGKGIIAIKQDEVAAEIMSVNTNRMKLVAFMLSSGLAGIAGGLFAHILGYINPNSFGILKSTECLVMVYLGGMGSLSGSVISAILFTLLLESLRFIIPWMDTAMHYVHLLPDSYELSQVWKWVIIPLILILLMQFRPEGIMGNRELSDIFPKLKKFYSFK
- a CDS encoding ABC transporter ATP-binding protein, giving the protein MLLEVKNLYVKYGNIEALHGISFTVAKGEIVTLIGANGAGKTTTLHTITRVPPPEGPKITQGDILYEGKSMIGTEAHKVVQDLKIALSPEGRHIFGNLTVEENLQLATYARKDNDQIQVDFKRVYDLFPRLFERRKQRSESLSGGEQQMLSVGRSLMTGANFIMLDEPSMGLAPLLMYDMFRALKELNSQGMTLLLIEQNARIALQFAHRGYVLDTGAIVASGNARELMNNPDVKKAYLGG
- a CDS encoding ABC transporter ATP-binding protein gives rise to the protein MSLLQIQNMTKTFGGLCAVSDFSIAIEGNELMALIGPNGAGKTTVFNLVSGFYSPSEGSLVFKGKSLAGLKPHQVTAMGIARTFQNIRLWHDMTVLENIQISQHYNLGYNLVDAFLRTRRYMGNEKRIADRGYEILEALDLRQFAEEKPKNLPYGLQRRVEIARALSINPSLLLLDEPAAGLNSSDVNDLIKLIGWIHDEFKIAIWMIEHQMDVVMSLCSWIKVVDFGVTIAEGTPEQIQNNPDVIKAYLGDENI
- a CDS encoding branched-chain amino acid ABC transporter permease, which codes for MLASIIQNLFNAFQWGSFYSLIALGYTLVYGVLRLINFAHGDIFMVGAYIAFFIATAILGMAVSLPGWVVLAMVIPLTMILTALVGVSLERIAYRPLRRKGAHRLYVVITALMCGLVLENGNLALLGASRKSFPELVDKVVYTVGDLSMTNLKIGVVFSAILVFIFLHFIVTKTKIGMAMRAISYDKFAVPLMGIPIDTVIVFTFILGSSFAGLAGLLFALSYPILDPYMGAMIGWKAFIAAVVGGIGDIRGAFLGGFLLGFVEILVVAVFPSTYRDLIAFAILMTILCIKPTGMFGVAGTTKI
- a CDS encoding FmdB family zinc ribbon protein; its protein translation is MPIFEYVCNSCHKEFEEIVLGGEQPVCPTCGAADTTKLISRGVFRTGGPIVMGSPSASAITTRGKSGCGTCSGGNCSSCG
- the thrB gene encoding homoserine kinase, producing the protein MNHQNIILIGMAATGKSTLGRRLARRLDWAFVDTDLLMEAWWGAPLQQIRDHLGLEAFVQAEAQQIQRVHLSQCVIATGGSVVYSEAAMAHLRGQGHIVYIQSSFETISHRLTNPTSRGLAIGPGQTLKDLYDERAPLYARYAQLTVDTDGATPDQSCSAIILGLSRTTQDEP
- the hemC gene encoding hydroxymethylbilane synthase; this translates as MNTIRIATRGSKLALWQAHHISGLLRAQYPGMTVELNIIKTKGDKILDVPLAKIGGKGLFVKEIEEALLAGEADIAVHSMKDVPAQLPEGLKLGIIPEREVPTDSFLSVNYPDIASLPAGARVGTSSLRRQTQLMGLRRDLCILSLRGNLDTRVGKLMADEFDAIIVATAGMNRLELSAPHMQELAPPMFYPAVAQGALGIEYRADRPQLDELLAFLDHAPSKVCVEAERSFLFGLDGGCQVPIAGYATLSGSELTLTGLVADLCGERVIRRQATAPADAAVALGADVARAVLAAGGKDILDEVYRSGAAV
- a CDS encoding D-sedoheptulose 7-phosphate isomerase: MTERVHKIITDHAHEGAVLRKTFFADNAAQVAEVARAMALSLTAGGKILFCGNGGSAADAQHFAAELVNRFMMERPPLPAIALTTDTSALTAIGNDYSFDRIFSKQVQALGRPGDVLIGISTSGRSANVNEALRVGLENGLVTVGLGGGGGGAMLAHCHHALIVPDTRTPLVQEIHGAIGHLLCGLVDYYLFEAVAELEPFLGSEQP